The Uruburuella testudinis genome window below encodes:
- a CDS encoding HlyD family secretion protein, which translates to MKKIIAIAVVAALAAGGWYYWQQQNKSGLPEGFVQSNGRLELNRFDVASLYAGRVKAMPVDEGSEVAEGDVLAELSSDTSSSQLDAAKAQKQRAQEAVARADAEIKAYEQQQKVAQMELGNAQNLKRDELVSAAEVTKRRAARDSAAASVSAARAARAEAQAAVAAAQAQIDQAASVNEDMAIRAPIAGRVEYKIAEVGNVIGAGNKVVSLLDPRDVSMTVFLPTTEISRLKVGDEARIVLDGMDAVWPAGITFIATDAQFTPKSVETQSEREKLMFKVKLKVPADTALQYKGLLKGGLTGNGYVRLDKQAQWPENLAVKLPH; encoded by the coding sequence ATGAAAAAAATCATAGCAATTGCGGTGGTGGCCGCATTGGCCGCCGGCGGCTGGTATTACTGGCAGCAGCAAAATAAAAGCGGTTTGCCCGAAGGCTTTGTGCAGAGCAACGGCCGGCTCGAATTAAACCGTTTTGATGTGGCCAGTCTGTATGCCGGGCGGGTGAAAGCGATGCCGGTGGACGAGGGCAGTGAAGTGGCCGAAGGCGATGTGTTGGCCGAATTGTCGTCGGATACCAGCAGCAGCCAATTGGATGCCGCCAAGGCGCAGAAACAGCGTGCGCAAGAGGCGGTGGCTCGTGCCGATGCCGAAATCAAGGCTTATGAGCAGCAGCAGAAAGTGGCGCAAATGGAGCTCGGCAATGCGCAAAACCTCAAGCGCGATGAATTGGTGTCGGCCGCCGAAGTGACCAAGCGCCGCGCTGCCCGCGACAGCGCTGCCGCTTCGGTGAGCGCCGCCCGCGCCGCCCGTGCCGAAGCGCAAGCTGCCGTGGCCGCAGCACAGGCGCAAATCGACCAAGCCGCCTCGGTAAATGAAGATATGGCCATCCGCGCGCCGATTGCCGGGCGGGTGGAATACAAAATCGCCGAAGTGGGCAATGTAATCGGCGCCGGCAATAAAGTGGTGAGCCTGCTTGACCCGCGCGATGTATCGATGACGGTGTTTCTGCCCACTACCGAAATCAGCCGTTTGAAAGTGGGCGATGAAGCGCGGATTGTGCTCGACGGCATGGATGCGGTCTGGCCGGCCGGCATCACTTTTATTGCCACCGATGCCCAGTTTACGCCCAAGTCGGTAGAAACCCAAAGCGAGCGTGAAAAGCTGATGTTTAAAGTGAAGTTGAAAGTGCCCGCCGACACTGCCTTGCAATACAAAGGCCTGCTCAAAGGCGGCCTCACCGGCAACGGCTATGTGCGGCTGGATAAGCAGGCTCAATGGCCGGAAAATTTGGCGGTAAAGCTGCCGCATTGA
- a CDS encoding O-methyltransferase encodes MKAKLKAYLKQHYADSRAHDEAQNERAQCWRNLHPDSAALLALLVRAKQARKVLEVGTSNGYSTLWLADAVRDTGGSLRTLEIDKARKKAAKQHLRETKLDDYVRMEVCDAGEFLRAYQKYYDVVLLDADRSRYADYWPDLQRILTKPGSLLAVDNALSHAEEMQEFVALVEADKNFSSTIVDIGAGLLLASSI; translated from the coding sequence ATGAAAGCCAAGTTAAAAGCCTATTTGAAACAACACTACGCCGACAGCCGCGCACACGATGAGGCGCAAAACGAGCGGGCGCAATGTTGGCGCAATCTGCATCCCGACAGCGCCGCGCTGCTGGCCTTGCTGGTGCGGGCGAAACAGGCGCGCAAGGTGTTGGAGGTGGGCACCTCTAACGGCTATTCGACTTTATGGCTGGCCGATGCCGTGCGCGATACCGGCGGTTCGCTGCGCACGCTGGAAATCGACAAGGCGCGCAAAAAAGCGGCCAAACAGCATTTGCGCGAAACCAAGCTCGATGATTATGTGCGCATGGAAGTGTGCGATGCGGGCGAATTTTTACGCGCGTATCAGAAATATTACGATGTGGTTCTGCTCGATGCCGACCGCAGCCGCTATGCCGATTATTGGCCGGATTTGCAGCGCATCCTCACCAAGCCCGGCAGCCTGTTGGCGGTGGATAACGCGTTATCGCATGCTGAAGAAATGCAGGAATTTGTGGCGCTGGTGGAAGCAGATAAAAATTTCAGCAGCACCATTGTCGATATCGGTGCCGGCTTGCTGTTGGCAAGCAGTATTTGA
- a CDS encoding NAD(P)H-binding protein produces the protein MKVVLIGATGATGKALLPLLLADANFSRVDVFVRRAPDVQHEKLHVHVVDFADVAGWCDKLRGDVLFSCLGTTLKAAGSQEAQWQVDYQAQYDVAQAAQANGVGTLVLVSSAQADPKARWFYPRMKGQLEADVAALGFARLLIFRPPLLLRPNSRRTAEVWGGKILQGLNRVGLLQSQRPLPTPQLAQAMLQAFQTASSGMKVYEAQDIRALLAHVQAV, from the coding sequence ATGAAAGTTGTGCTTATCGGTGCCACCGGTGCTACGGGCAAGGCATTGCTGCCGTTGCTGCTGGCTGATGCAAACTTCAGCCGTGTCGATGTATTTGTGCGCCGGGCGCCCGATGTGCAGCATGAAAAACTGCATGTGCATGTGGTAGATTTTGCTGATGTGGCCGGCTGGTGCGATAAGTTGCGGGGTGATGTGCTGTTTTCCTGCTTGGGCACCACGCTGAAGGCGGCGGGCAGCCAAGAAGCGCAATGGCAGGTGGATTATCAGGCGCAATATGATGTGGCGCAGGCGGCGCAGGCAAACGGTGTGGGCACGCTGGTGTTGGTGTCGTCGGCACAGGCCGACCCGAAAGCACGTTGGTTTTATCCGCGCATGAAAGGGCAGTTGGAAGCCGATGTAGCGGCGCTGGGCTTTGCCCGCCTGCTGATTTTCCGCCCGCCGCTGCTGCTGCGCCCCAACAGCAGGCGCACGGCGGAAGTGTGGGGCGGCAAAATATTGCAAGGGCTGAACCGTGTGGGTTTGCTGCAAAGCCAGCGCCCGTTGCCCACGCCGCAATTGGCACAGGCTATGCTGCAAGCGTTTCAGACGGCCTCAAGCGGGATGAAGGTTTATGAGGCGCAGGATATTCGGGCTTTGTTGGCGCATGTGCAGGCCGTCTGA
- a CDS encoding ATP-binding cassette domain-containing protein yields the protein MPTNPTQNAAISVSQLFHRYGKIEALSEVSFTLPAGATVGLIGPDGVGKSTLLSLIAGVKIIQEGTVEVLGGDMADKQARQDLSHRIAFMPQGLGRNLYPTLSVYENIDFHARLFGLNAAERQARIQRLLDATGLAPFPDRAAGKLSGGMKQKLSLCCALVHNPDLLILDEPTTGVDPLSRRQFWALVEDLRREIDGMTVIVATAYIEEAERFEHLLAMDDGRLLVNKPTQEVMQEYGVKTLEEAYIKMLPSEKQQGSGGLALTPFKPDPDSPPAMEAHGLTKRFGDFTAVDNVSFCIEKGEIFGFLGSNGCGKSTTMKMLTGLLPATEGEAELLGKPIDAGGMSTRMRVGYMSQAFSLYEELTVRRNLELHAQLYRMEGAAAKQALEDALVQFDLAEVADTKPADLSLGMRQRLQLAAACLHKPEVLILDEPTSGVDPAARDMFWRHLLKLSREDKITLFISTHFMNEAERCDRISFMHRGRVLAVGTPAELTEKQHAPDLEEAFVQYLLEDEQAENAAGSDGRMKVRPSETAPDNGRQSPHTPATENAESAAAQAARVVRADRQAGGPVTGGQTPATESNAVAKPPAGLSASDRSDGLNISNRPSEKNTQNHVLETESAAAHVEITTSESETSVSDRSDGLNISNRPSEKNTQNHALETASAAAHVEITTSESETSVSDRSDGLNISNRPSEKNTQNHALETASAAAHVEAAAPESEPSASDRSDGLNISNRPSEKNIQNHALETVSAAAHVEAAAPESEPSASDRSDGLNISNRPSETPTQHTDSLKYWLATVFTFAMREGKELLRDKIRLFFAVLGPVILMAALSWSISFDVQNLSFAVLDRDQSSHSRALTEYFSGSRYFVEQPPLQSDADVDRVLKSAQTQLVIDIPPGFGRDLLRGDQPEVGFYIDGTAPFNAENIKAYVGGILTRYTQDQIRATGLPLDLQPAADIEARFLYNQDFKSMYAVAPGIMMLVLMLIPAMMTAIGVVREREIGSIANLYASPASVPQYLIGKQLPYIAVGMVNFAALMLMMLFWFQVPFKGSFLALSVGTLLIVCVSTALGLLVSSFVRSQVAAIFVTAIITLVPTINYSGFLYPISTMTGAAYWIGTLFPASWYMRISVGTFTKGLGPADLQQEFWVLAAAFCLMLLAACLLLKKQEK from the coding sequence ATGCCGACAAACCCAACTCAAAACGCTGCTATAAGCGTTAGCCAACTGTTTCACCGCTACGGCAAAATCGAAGCGCTGAGCGAAGTATCGTTTACGCTGCCTGCGGGGGCGACGGTAGGCTTGATCGGCCCCGACGGTGTGGGCAAATCAACCTTGCTGTCGCTGATTGCCGGGGTGAAAATCATTCAAGAGGGCACGGTGGAAGTGCTCGGCGGCGATATGGCCGACAAGCAGGCGCGGCAGGATTTATCGCACCGCATCGCTTTTATGCCGCAGGGTTTAGGGCGCAATCTGTATCCGACTTTGTCGGTGTATGAAAACATCGATTTTCATGCGCGTTTGTTCGGCTTGAATGCCGCCGAACGCCAAGCACGGATTCAGCGGCTGCTCGATGCCACCGGCCTGGCGCCGTTCCCCGACCGCGCGGCGGGCAAACTTTCAGGCGGCATGAAGCAGAAACTGAGCCTGTGTTGCGCGTTGGTGCACAACCCCGATTTGCTGATTTTGGATGAGCCGACCACCGGTGTCGACCCCTTGTCGCGCCGCCAGTTTTGGGCGTTGGTAGAAGATTTGCGCCGCGAAATCGACGGCATGACCGTTATCGTGGCCACCGCCTATATCGAAGAAGCCGAGCGTTTCGAACATTTGCTGGCCATGGACGACGGCAGGCTGTTGGTCAACAAACCCACGCAGGAAGTGATGCAGGAATACGGTGTGAAAACGCTGGAAGAAGCCTATATCAAGATGTTGCCGTCTGAAAAGCAGCAGGGTTCGGGCGGGCTGGCGCTCACGCCGTTCAAGCCTGATCCCGATTCGCCGCCGGCCATGGAAGCGCACGGGCTGACCAAGCGTTTCGGCGATTTTACCGCTGTCGATAATGTGAGCTTCTGCATCGAAAAAGGCGAAATTTTCGGCTTTCTCGGCTCCAACGGCTGCGGCAAATCCACCACCATGAAAATGCTCACCGGCCTTTTGCCTGCCACCGAGGGCGAGGCCGAGCTGCTGGGTAAACCGATTGATGCCGGCGGCATGAGCACACGCATGCGCGTAGGCTATATGTCGCAAGCGTTTTCGCTGTATGAAGAGCTGACGGTGCGCCGCAATCTCGAGCTGCACGCCCAGCTTTACCGCATGGAAGGCGCGGCAGCCAAGCAGGCGCTGGAAGATGCGCTGGTGCAGTTTGACCTTGCCGAAGTGGCCGATACCAAACCCGCCGATCTTTCGCTCGGTATGCGCCAGCGCCTGCAACTGGCCGCCGCCTGCCTGCACAAGCCCGAAGTGCTGATTTTGGATGAACCCACTTCCGGCGTCGACCCTGCCGCACGCGATATGTTTTGGCGCCATCTGCTCAAGCTCTCGCGCGAAGATAAAATCACCCTGTTTATTTCCACCCATTTTATGAACGAGGCCGAGCGCTGCGACCGCATTTCGTTTATGCATCGCGGCCGTGTGTTGGCGGTGGGCACCCCTGCCGAGCTGACCGAAAAACAGCATGCGCCGGATTTGGAAGAAGCATTTGTGCAATATCTGTTGGAAGACGAGCAAGCAGAAAATGCCGCAGGTTCAGACGGCCGTATGAAAGTTAGGCCGTCTGAAACCGCACCGGATAACGGGCGGCAAAGCCCGCACACACCTGCTACCGAAAATGCCGAAAGCGCAGCTGCGCAAGCCGCCCGGGTGGTTCGTGCCGATCGGCAGGCCGGCGGGCCTGTCACAGGCGGGCAAACACCTGCAACCGAAAGCAACGCTGTTGCTAAACCGCCTGCCGGATTATCGGCATCCGACCGTTCAGACGGCCTGAATATATCCAACAGGCCGTCTGAAAAAAATACACAAAATCATGTGCTTGAAACAGAATCGGCCGCAGCGCATGTGGAAATAACGACATCTGAATCTGAAACATCAGTATCCGACCGTTCAGACGGCCTGAATATATCCAACAGGCCGTCTGAAAAAAATACACAAAATCATGCGCTTGAAACAGCTTCGGCCGCAGCGCATGTGGAAATAACGACATCTGAATCTGAAACATCAGTATCCGACCGTTCAGACGGCCTGAATATATCCAATAGGCCGTCTGAAAAAAATACACAAAATCATGCGCTTGAAACAGCTTCGGCCGCGGCGCATGTGGAAGCGGCGGCACCCGAATCTGAACCATCGGCATCCGACCGTTCAGACGGCCTGAATATATCCAACAGGCCGTCTGAAAAAAATATACAAAATCATGCGCTTGAAACAGTATCGGCCGCGGCGCATGTGGAAGCGGCGGCACCCGAATCTGAACCATCGGCATCCGACCGTTCAGACGGCCTGAATATATCCAACAGGCCGTCTGAAACCCCAACACAGCACACTGATTCGCTCAAATACTGGCTCGCTACCGTGTTTACCTTTGCCATGCGCGAGGGCAAGGAATTGCTGCGCGATAAAATCCGCTTGTTTTTTGCGGTGCTGGGGCCGGTGATTCTGATGGCGGCTTTGAGCTGGAGCATTTCGTTTGATGTGCAAAACCTCAGCTTTGCCGTGCTCGACCGCGACCAGAGCAGCCACAGCCGGGCGCTCACCGAATATTTTTCCGGCTCGCGCTATTTTGTCGAACAGCCGCCGTTGCAATCAGATGCCGATGTCGACCGAGTGTTGAAAAGCGCGCAAACGCAATTGGTGATTGATATTCCGCCCGGTTTCGGCCGCGATCTGCTGCGCGGCGACCAGCCGGAAGTGGGCTTTTATATCGACGGCACGGCACCGTTTAATGCTGAAAATATCAAAGCTTATGTGGGCGGCATCCTCACCCGCTACACGCAAGACCAAATCCGTGCCACCGGCCTGCCGCTTGATTTGCAGCCGGCTGCCGATATTGAGGCGCGCTTTCTCTACAATCAGGATTTCAAAAGCATGTATGCGGTGGCGCCGGGCATTATGATGCTGGTGCTGATGCTGATTCCGGCAATGATGACGGCCATCGGTGTGGTGCGCGAACGCGAAATCGGCTCGATTGCCAATCTGTATGCCTCGCCCGCCAGCGTGCCACAATATTTAATCGGCAAACAACTGCCTTATATCGCGGTGGGCATGGTGAATTTTGCCGCGCTGATGCTGATGATGCTGTTTTGGTTTCAAGTGCCGTTTAAAGGCTCGTTTTTGGCGCTGAGTGTGGGGACGCTGCTGATTGTGTGCGTATCGACCGCGTTGGGATTGCTGGTGTCGAGCTTTGTGCGCTCGCAGGTGGCGGCAATTTTTGTGACCGCCATCATCACGCTGGTGCCCACCATCAATTATTCCGGCTTTCTTTACCCGATTTCCACCATGACCGGGGCGGCCTATTGGATCGGCACGCTGTTTCCCGCTTCGTGGTATATGCGCATCAGCGTGGGCACGTTTACCAAAGGGCTGGGCCCGGCGGATTTGCAGCAGGAATTTTGGGTGCTGGCGGCGGCGTTTTGTCTGATGTTGCTGGCAGCCTGCCTGTTGCTCAAAAAGCAGGAGAAATAA
- a CDS encoding ABC transporter permease, translated as MRTLKNIWYLTLKEWRSLFGDPMLVIMIVFVFSASIYSVAKGVSSDVKNATVAIIDGDRSMLSHQIRDAVQAPYFKPPADIKREEIDRAMDVGDYIFVLDIPAGFERDVLAGRKPEVQLLIDATTMTQAGVGSSYLMQIFQRQISDFLQQNNAAAMMPVQPVINVSFNPNSLSEWYMPVMEVGNMITLLTLVLVGAAVIRERERGTIEHLLVMPVRAVEIMMAKVLANGTVILAASQLSMWFMVHKLIGVPINGSLALYALGVGVFLFSIAALGIMLATIAPTMPQFGLLMLPVFVVLLLFSGSGAPRSNMPDAAQGISEYWPTTQFAGFAQNVIYRGAGMDIVWPELLVMGVTGAVFLVLALFRFRKMLEQQG; from the coding sequence ATGCGCACCCTGAAAAATATTTGGTATCTCACCTTAAAAGAATGGCGCAGCCTGTTTGGCGATCCCATGCTGGTGATTATGATTGTGTTTGTGTTTTCCGCTTCGATTTATTCGGTCGCCAAAGGGGTGAGCAGCGATGTGAAAAATGCCACCGTGGCGATTATCGACGGCGACCGCTCGATGCTTTCCCATCAGATCCGCGATGCTGTTCAGGCGCCGTATTTCAAGCCGCCGGCCGACATCAAGCGCGAGGAAATCGATAGGGCGATGGATGTGGGCGATTATATTTTTGTGCTCGATATTCCGGCCGGTTTCGAGCGCGATGTGCTGGCCGGGCGCAAACCCGAAGTGCAATTGCTGATTGATGCCACCACCATGACCCAGGCCGGTGTCGGCTCATCGTATCTGATGCAGATTTTCCAGCGCCAGATCAGTGATTTTCTGCAACAAAACAACGCGGCGGCGATGATGCCGGTGCAGCCGGTGATCAATGTGTCGTTCAACCCCAACAGCCTGAGCGAATGGTATATGCCGGTGATGGAAGTGGGCAATATGATTACCCTGCTCACGCTGGTGTTGGTGGGCGCGGCGGTAATACGCGAGCGCGAACGCGGCACCATCGAGCATTTGCTGGTGATGCCGGTGCGGGCGGTGGAAATCATGATGGCCAAAGTGTTGGCCAACGGCACCGTGATATTGGCCGCTTCACAGCTTTCGATGTGGTTTATGGTGCACAAACTCATCGGCGTGCCCATCAACGGCTCGCTGGCGCTGTATGCGCTGGGCGTGGGCGTGTTTCTGTTTTCGATTGCCGCGCTGGGCATTATGCTGGCCACCATCGCCCCCACCATGCCGCAGTTCGGCCTGCTGATGCTGCCGGTGTTTGTGGTGTTGCTGCTGTTTTCCGGCTCCGGCGCACCGCGCAGCAATATGCCCGATGCCGCGCAGGGCATCAGCGAATATTGGCCGACCACTCAATTTGCCGGCTTTGCCCAAAACGTGATTTACCGCGGCGCGGGCATGGATATTGTGTGGCCCGAATTGCTGGTAATGGGGGTGACCGGCGCCGTGTTTCTGGTGCTGGCATTGTTCCGCTTCCGCAAGATGCTGGAGCAGCAGGGTTAG
- a CDS encoding efflux transporter outer membrane subunit, which produces MKTCLKTLSFSLIAAFALAACQNTTVPLDSQIEVPQQFSQAEAASGSAQIGRWWQHWHDPVLSALIEQGLQQSHDVQIAVSRLNEARATSRMARADLGPQAGLSGSAGIMRGELENPLSESARNVLGQFPPTAGMADSRQDIKGNSLIGGISASWEPDIFGAKRSDADAARYAALGAQEQLYGAQMLVAGDIAENYFKARAAAVRLENAGRTVATLARMQQYVQGRFQAGHVTAYEVGDVQSKLSAVKAKQSTIQSEYDAYVRSIAVLVGQVPQRFTLPESSVDVLARPPAAPSGQTPQGMLERRPDIRARAAQVNAYAAKLASAKADLLPRFSINFLGQGGRIEIDSDAPALKGWGSLLSLGIQMPIFTNGRIKANIAASDARLQTALLQYDQTVLQALSEVDSAYQSQHALSRQNALMRQAHRQADKQAADAQKLFRYGDKTLDDALTARLNEEEMADNLVQSQLANAQMLLNLYKALGGGWQE; this is translated from the coding sequence ATGAAAACCTGTTTGAAAACCCTATCGTTCAGCTTGATTGCCGCCTTTGCCTTGGCGGCCTGCCAAAACACCACGGTGCCGCTCGACAGCCAAATCGAAGTGCCGCAGCAGTTCAGTCAAGCCGAAGCGGCGAGCGGCAGCGCCCAAATCGGCCGTTGGTGGCAACACTGGCACGATCCGGTGTTGAGCGCTTTGATTGAGCAAGGCTTGCAGCAGAGCCACGATGTGCAGATTGCCGTCAGCCGCTTGAATGAAGCGCGTGCCACCAGCCGCATGGCACGTGCCGATTTGGGGCCGCAGGCAGGTTTGAGCGGCTCGGCGGGTATCATGCGCGGTGAGCTGGAAAACCCTTTGAGTGAAAGCGCCCGCAATGTGCTCGGCCAGTTTCCGCCAACAGCCGGTATGGCCGACAGCCGTCAAGATATTAAAGGCAACAGCCTTATCGGCGGTATTTCCGCTTCGTGGGAACCGGATATTTTCGGCGCCAAACGCAGCGATGCCGATGCCGCGCGCTATGCGGCATTGGGTGCGCAAGAGCAGCTTTACGGCGCGCAGATGCTGGTGGCCGGCGATATTGCCGAAAATTATTTCAAAGCCCGCGCCGCCGCCGTGCGCCTGGAGAATGCCGGGCGCACCGTGGCCACGCTGGCGCGCATGCAGCAATATGTGCAGGGGCGCTTTCAGGCCGGCCATGTGACGGCTTATGAAGTGGGCGATGTGCAAAGCAAACTTTCGGCGGTAAAGGCCAAACAAAGCACCATCCAATCCGAATATGATGCCTATGTGCGCAGCATTGCCGTGTTGGTCGGGCAGGTGCCGCAGCGTTTTACCCTGCCTGAAAGCAGCGTAGACGTGCTTGCCCGGCCGCCTGCCGCCCCATCGGGTCAAACCCCGCAAGGCATGCTCGAGCGCCGCCCCGACATCCGCGCCCGTGCCGCGCAGGTTAACGCTTATGCGGCCAAGCTCGCCAGCGCCAAAGCCGATTTGCTGCCGCGTTTCAGCATCAATTTTTTGGGGCAGGGCGGCCGCATCGAAATCGACAGCGACGCCCCCGCGCTGAAAGGTTGGGGCAGTTTGCTCAGCCTGGGCATTCAAATGCCGATTTTCACCAACGGCCGCATCAAAGCCAATATCGCCGCCAGCGATGCCCGCCTGCAAACAGCTTTGCTGCAATACGACCAAACCGTGTTGCAAGCCTTGAGTGAGGTAGACAGCGCCTATCAGAGCCAGCATGCGCTCAGCCGTCAAAATGCGCTGATGCGGCAGGCACACCGGCAGGCAGACAAACAGGCGGCCGATGCGCAAAAACTGTTCCGCTATGGCGATAAAACACTGGATGACGCGCTGACTGCACGCTTGAATGAAGAAGAAATGGCCGATAACCTGGTGCAGTCGCAATTGGCCAATGCGCAAATGTTGCTGAATCTGTATAAGGCTTTGGGCGGCGGCTGGCAAGAGTAG
- a CDS encoding alpha/beta hydrolase — MRNKIFTTLLLAVCSLPAPGFAAPLSIEQQGSFAVGGTVKTSPGTYTPVPAATAGKSSNNFWDVYNASVQAGGQTLHGDHASVFYQIPTRAKAHPLVFLHGYGQSARSWQTTPDGREGFDTLFLRKGYPIYLVDQPRRGQAGQSTVAAELAAVPDDQFWYAQFRIGVYPNMNPGVAFPSDKAAQAQFFRQMTPSTGAFDVGVITDSMVKLFDKTGGGIFITHSAGGVIGWTTAMASDKVNAIAAYEPGNFPFPEGETPPTLTSRFGDVAPMSVPKAQFDKLTRLPIVIYFGDFIPEQLDGTQGGEQWHVRLQLAKQWADAVNKHGGDVTVVELPKAGIKGNTHFPFSDLNNAEVAEHLAGWLKAKGLDN; from the coding sequence ATGCGCAACAAAATCTTTACCACCCTATTGCTGGCGGTGTGCAGCCTGCCTGCTCCCGGTTTCGCCGCGCCCTTGTCGATTGAACAACAAGGCAGTTTTGCCGTGGGCGGCACAGTAAAAACCAGCCCCGGCACTTACACACCGGTTCCCGCCGCAACCGCAGGCAAAAGCAGCAACAACTTTTGGGACGTATACAACGCCTCGGTGCAGGCCGGCGGTCAAACCCTGCACGGCGATCACGCCAGCGTGTTTTACCAAATTCCGACCCGTGCCAAAGCGCACCCGCTGGTGTTTTTACACGGCTACGGCCAATCCGCACGCAGCTGGCAAACCACACCCGACGGTCGTGAAGGCTTCGACACGCTGTTTTTACGCAAAGGCTACCCGATTTATCTGGTCGACCAACCGCGGCGCGGCCAAGCCGGGCAAAGCACCGTAGCCGCCGAACTCGCCGCCGTACCTGACGATCAATTTTGGTACGCCCAATTCCGCATCGGCGTGTATCCGAACATGAATCCCGGCGTGGCATTTCCAAGCGACAAAGCAGCCCAAGCACAATTCTTCCGCCAAATGACCCCGAGCACCGGCGCATTTGACGTCGGCGTGATAACCGACAGCATGGTGAAGCTGTTTGACAAAACCGGCGGCGGCATTTTCATCACCCATTCCGCCGGCGGCGTGATTGGCTGGACAACCGCCATGGCAAGCGACAAAGTCAACGCCATCGCCGCCTATGAGCCGGGCAACTTCCCGTTTCCCGAAGGCGAAACGCCGCCGACATTAACAAGCCGCTTCGGCGATGTCGCCCCAATGAGCGTACCCAAAGCGCAATTTGACAAGCTGACCCGCCTGCCGATTGTGATTTATTTCGGCGACTTTATCCCCGAGCAATTAGACGGCACACAAGGCGGCGAGCAATGGCATGTGCGGTTGCAGTTGGCCAAACAATGGGCCGATGCGGTCAACAAACACGGCGGCGATGTTACCGTGGTCGAATTGCCTAAAGCCGGCATTAAAGGCAACACCCATTTCCCGTTTTCCGATTTAAACAATGCAGAAGTAGCGGAACATTTGGCGGGTTGGCTGAAGGCAAAAGGGTTGGATAACTAA
- a CDS encoding DUF1349 domain-containing protein, translating to MTIDFNTFQWTGHPAEWEIQNQQIRIKTRPHTDLWQRTYYHFQNDNAPLFQTASAEAYFSFSVKVAFDSKHRFDQAGIVVYLDSENWLKASVEYENADFQHLGSVVTNQGYSDWATTAIDSAHKSIYYRLSRREADFCIESSFDGINFSQMRICHLGKAEAEIRFGIYACSPEESSFEAVFSEFALTECRWPAHNGQAPD from the coding sequence ATGACCATCGATTTCAACACCTTCCAATGGACCGGCCACCCGGCCGAGTGGGAAATTCAGAACCAGCAAATCCGCATCAAAACGCGCCCGCATACCGATTTGTGGCAGCGCACTTATTACCATTTTCAAAATGACAATGCGCCCTTGTTTCAGACGGCCAGTGCCGAAGCCTACTTTTCCTTCAGCGTGAAAGTTGCTTTTGACAGCAAACACCGTTTTGATCAGGCCGGCATCGTGGTTTATCTGGACAGTGAAAACTGGCTGAAAGCTTCGGTCGAATATGAAAATGCCGATTTCCAGCATTTGGGCAGTGTGGTCACCAATCAAGGCTATTCGGATTGGGCGACAACCGCCATCGATAGCGCCCACAAATCCATCTACTACCGCCTGAGCCGGCGCGAAGCTGATTTTTGTATCGAATCCTCTTTTGACGGCATCAACTTCAGCCAAATGCGCATTTGCCATCTGGGCAAGGCCGAAGCCGAAATCCGTTTCGGCATCTATGCCTGTAGCCCCGAGGAATCGAGCTTTGAGGCTGTTTTCAGCGAATTCGCTTTAACCGAATGCCGCTGGCCGGCGCATAACGGGCAAGCACCCGATTAG
- a CDS encoding aldo/keto reductase, translating to MQTFTLNNGIEMPVTGFGVFQIQDKAECERAVLDAIDCGYRLIDTAAAYHNETEVGNALRQSGIAREALFITTKLWINGASYEGAKAQFERCLNRLQTDYVDLYLIHQPIGDVHGAWRAMEELLEAGKIRAIGVSNFHPDRLVDLSLFNHISPAVNQIEANPFHQQQDNVPFMLEKGIVPQAWAPFAEGKNGLFDNETLARIGQKYGKSVGQVILRWLLQRGVATLAKSVRKARMAENIDIFDFALSPDDMALIQTLDTATSQFFSHRDPAMVEWLAKQHMDV from the coding sequence ATGCAAACTTTCACCCTGAATAACGGCATTGAAATGCCGGTAACCGGCTTTGGCGTGTTTCAAATCCAAGATAAAGCCGAATGCGAACGCGCGGTGCTCGATGCCATCGACTGCGGCTACCGCCTGATCGACACCGCTGCTGCCTACCACAACGAAACCGAAGTGGGCAACGCCCTGCGCCAAAGCGGCATTGCCCGCGAAGCGTTGTTTATCACCACCAAACTGTGGATTAACGGCGCCAGCTATGAAGGTGCCAAAGCCCAATTCGAGCGCTGCCTCAACCGCTTGCAAACAGATTATGTCGACCTTTATCTGATTCACCAGCCCATCGGCGACGTGCACGGCGCATGGCGGGCGATGGAAGAGTTGCTCGAAGCGGGCAAAATCCGCGCCATCGGCGTGAGCAATTTCCACCCCGACCGCTTGGTGGATTTAAGCTTGTTCAACCACATCAGCCCGGCAGTTAACCAAATCGAAGCCAACCCGTTTCACCAGCAGCAAGACAACGTGCCGTTTATGCTTGAAAAAGGCATTGTGCCGCAAGCCTGGGCGCCGTTTGCCGAAGGTAAAAACGGCTTGTTTGACAACGAAACACTCGCCCGCATCGGCCAAAAATACGGCAAATCAGTGGGGCAGGTAATCTTGCGCTGGCTGTTGCAACGCGGTGTCGCCACGCTGGCAAAAAGCGTGCGCAAAGCGCGGATGGCAGAAAACATCGATATTTTCGATTTCGCCCTCAGCCCCGACGATATGGCGCTCATTCAAACGCTCGACACCGCCACCAGCCAGTTTTTCTCACACCGCGACCCGGCCATGGTGGAATGGCTGGCCAAGCAACACATGGACGTATAA